In Monodelphis domestica isolate mMonDom1 chromosome 3, mMonDom1.pri, whole genome shotgun sequence, the following proteins share a genomic window:
- the P2RX2 gene encoding P2X purinoceptor 2 isoform X4 yields the protein MPQTAPGTQGPGVGGSCAPGSAEVRQGAEAPEPHFLMASPEPEAPEKERSGRHMAKNCWNVFWGFWDYETPKVIVVKNRNLGFIYRTVQLLILLYFVWYVFIIQKGYQDSETGPESSVITKVKGITKSQNKVWDVEEYVKPPEGGSVFTIITRAEITPFQTLGTCPESIRIRNATCLSDDDCMAGEMDMLGNGEKTGRCVPYYYGTKKTCEVSAWCPVEDGAAVSEFLGKMAPQFTILIKNSIHYPKFQFSKGNIRDYDNDYLKHCTFNADTDLYCPIFKLGFIVEQAGENFTELAQKGGVIGVIINWNCDLDLSEAKCNPKYSFRRLDPKHIQASSGYNYRFAKYYSHNGTASRTLIKAYGIRIDVIVHGQAGKFSLIPTIINLATALTSIGVGSFLCDWILLTFMNKNKVYSHRKFDKSLCRPS from the exons ATGCCCCAGACGGCTCCGGGCACGCAGGGGCCGGGAGTGGGGGGCTCCTGTGCCCCGGGCTCAGCAGAGGTGAGGCAGGGGGCCGAAGCCCCAGAGCCCCACTTTCTCATGGCTAGCCCCGAGCCAGAAGCCCCTGAGAAGGAGCGCTCGGGCCGGCACATGGCCAAGAACTGCTGGAATGTCTTCTGGGGCTTCTGGGACTACGAGACCCCCAAGGTGATCGTGGTGAAGAACCGCAACCTGGGCTTCATCTACCGCACAGTGCAGCTCCTCATCCTCCTCTATTTCGTGTG GTACGTATTTATCATTCAGAAAGGCTATCAGGACAGTGAGACTGGTCCTGAGAGCTCTGTCATCACCAAAGTCAAGGGCATCACCAAATCCCAGAACAAAGTATGGGACGTAGAAGAGTACGTCAAACCTCCTGAG GGGGGCAGTGTGTTTACCATCATTACTCGGGCAGAAATCACTCCCTTCCAGACCCTGGGAACCTGCCCAGAG AGTATACGGATTCGTAATGCCACCTGCTTATCTGATGATGATTGCATGGCTGGAGAGATGGACATGCTGGGCAATG gagagaaaactggaCGCTGTGTTCCCTATTACTATGGGACCAAGAAGACATGTGAGGTGTCAGCCTGGTGCCCTGTGGAGGATGGAGCAGCAGTCAG TGAGTTCCTGGGGAAGATGGCCCCCCAATTCACCATTCTCATCAAGAACAGCATACATTACCCCAAATTCCAATTTTCCAA GGGGAACATCAGGGACTATGACAATGACTACCTGAAACACTGCACCTTCAATGCTGACACCGACCTCTACTGTCCCATATTTAAGTTGGGCTTCATTGTGGAACAGGCAGGAGAGAACTTCACAGAACTGGCCCAAAAG GGAGGAGTCATTGGGGTCATTATCAACTGGAACTGTGACCTGGACCTGTCCGAGGCCAAGTGTAATCCCAAATATTCCTTCCGGCGGCTCGACCCTAAGCATATCCAGGCTTCCTCTGGCTACAATTACAG ATTTGCTAAGTACTACAGCCACAATGGCACAGCCTCCAGGACTCTCATCAAGGCCTATGGGATCCGAATTGATGTTATTGTGCATGGACAG GCTGGGAAGTTTAGCCTGATTCCCACCATCATTAACCTGGCCACAGCGCTGACTTCCATTGGAGTG GGCTCTTTCCTCTGCGACTGGATCTTACTGACCTTCATGAACAAGAATAAGGTCTACAGCCACAGAAAGTTTGACAAG
- the P2RX2 gene encoding P2X purinoceptor 2 isoform X3, producing the protein MPQTAPGTQGPGVGGSCAPGSAEVRQGAEAPEPHFLMASPEPEAPEKERSGRHMAKNCWNVFWGFWDYETPKVIVVKNRNLGFIYRTVQLLILLYFVWYVFIIQKGYQDSETGPESSVITKVKGITKSQNKVWDVEEYVKPPEGGSVFTIITRAEITPFQTLGTCPESIRIRNATCLSDDDCMAGEMDMLGNGEKTGRCVPYYYGTKKTCEVSAWCPVEDGAAVSEFLGKMAPQFTILIKNSIHYPKFQFSKGNIRDYDNDYLKHCTFNADTDLYCPIFKLGFIVEQAGENFTELAQKGGVIGVIINWNCDLDLSEAKCNPKYSFRRLDPKHIQASSGYNYRFAKYYSHNGTASRTLIKAYGIRIDVIVHGQAGKFSLIPTIINLATALTSIGVGSFLCDWILLTFMNKNKVYSHRKFDKDSIPMEPKGLAQL; encoded by the exons ATGCCCCAGACGGCTCCGGGCACGCAGGGGCCGGGAGTGGGGGGCTCCTGTGCCCCGGGCTCAGCAGAGGTGAGGCAGGGGGCCGAAGCCCCAGAGCCCCACTTTCTCATGGCTAGCCCCGAGCCAGAAGCCCCTGAGAAGGAGCGCTCGGGCCGGCACATGGCCAAGAACTGCTGGAATGTCTTCTGGGGCTTCTGGGACTACGAGACCCCCAAGGTGATCGTGGTGAAGAACCGCAACCTGGGCTTCATCTACCGCACAGTGCAGCTCCTCATCCTCCTCTATTTCGTGTG GTACGTATTTATCATTCAGAAAGGCTATCAGGACAGTGAGACTGGTCCTGAGAGCTCTGTCATCACCAAAGTCAAGGGCATCACCAAATCCCAGAACAAAGTATGGGACGTAGAAGAGTACGTCAAACCTCCTGAG GGGGGCAGTGTGTTTACCATCATTACTCGGGCAGAAATCACTCCCTTCCAGACCCTGGGAACCTGCCCAGAG AGTATACGGATTCGTAATGCCACCTGCTTATCTGATGATGATTGCATGGCTGGAGAGATGGACATGCTGGGCAATG gagagaaaactggaCGCTGTGTTCCCTATTACTATGGGACCAAGAAGACATGTGAGGTGTCAGCCTGGTGCCCTGTGGAGGATGGAGCAGCAGTCAG TGAGTTCCTGGGGAAGATGGCCCCCCAATTCACCATTCTCATCAAGAACAGCATACATTACCCCAAATTCCAATTTTCCAA GGGGAACATCAGGGACTATGACAATGACTACCTGAAACACTGCACCTTCAATGCTGACACCGACCTCTACTGTCCCATATTTAAGTTGGGCTTCATTGTGGAACAGGCAGGAGAGAACTTCACAGAACTGGCCCAAAAG GGAGGAGTCATTGGGGTCATTATCAACTGGAACTGTGACCTGGACCTGTCCGAGGCCAAGTGTAATCCCAAATATTCCTTCCGGCGGCTCGACCCTAAGCATATCCAGGCTTCCTCTGGCTACAATTACAG ATTTGCTAAGTACTACAGCCACAATGGCACAGCCTCCAGGACTCTCATCAAGGCCTATGGGATCCGAATTGATGTTATTGTGCATGGACAG GCTGGGAAGTTTAGCCTGATTCCCACCATCATTAACCTGGCCACAGCGCTGACTTCCATTGGAGTG GGCTCTTTCCTCTGCGACTGGATCTTACTGACCTTCATGAACAAGAATAAGGTCTACAGCCACAGAAAGTTTGACAAG GACTCCATACCCATGGAACCCAAAGGTTTGGCCCAGCTCTGA
- the P2RX2 gene encoding P2X purinoceptor 2 isoform X1 produces the protein MPQTAPGTQGPGVGGSCAPGSAEVRQGAEAPEPHFLMASPEPEAPEKERSGRHMAKNCWNVFWGFWDYETPKVIVVKNRNLGFIYRTVQLLILLYFVWYVFIIQKGYQDSETGPESSVITKVKGITKSQNKVWDVEEYVKPPEGGSVFTIITRAEITPFQTLGTCPESIRIRNATCLSDDDCMAGEMDMLGNGEKTGRCVPYYYGTKKTCEVSAWCPVEDGAAVSEFLGKMAPQFTILIKNSIHYPKFQFSKGNIRDYDNDYLKHCTFNADTDLYCPIFKLGFIVEQAGENFTELAQKGGVIGVIINWNCDLDLSEAKCNPKYSFRRLDPKHIQASSGYNYRFAKYYSHNGTASRTLIKAYGIRIDVIVHGQAGKFSLIPTIINLATALTSIGVGSFLCDWILLTFMNKNKVYSHRKFDKVQLAPPPPSSGQSPSDSSTRQGQMFHFPLLQMGKLRHREGPQENDLQKRDPEP, from the exons ATGCCCCAGACGGCTCCGGGCACGCAGGGGCCGGGAGTGGGGGGCTCCTGTGCCCCGGGCTCAGCAGAGGTGAGGCAGGGGGCCGAAGCCCCAGAGCCCCACTTTCTCATGGCTAGCCCCGAGCCAGAAGCCCCTGAGAAGGAGCGCTCGGGCCGGCACATGGCCAAGAACTGCTGGAATGTCTTCTGGGGCTTCTGGGACTACGAGACCCCCAAGGTGATCGTGGTGAAGAACCGCAACCTGGGCTTCATCTACCGCACAGTGCAGCTCCTCATCCTCCTCTATTTCGTGTG GTACGTATTTATCATTCAGAAAGGCTATCAGGACAGTGAGACTGGTCCTGAGAGCTCTGTCATCACCAAAGTCAAGGGCATCACCAAATCCCAGAACAAAGTATGGGACGTAGAAGAGTACGTCAAACCTCCTGAG GGGGGCAGTGTGTTTACCATCATTACTCGGGCAGAAATCACTCCCTTCCAGACCCTGGGAACCTGCCCAGAG AGTATACGGATTCGTAATGCCACCTGCTTATCTGATGATGATTGCATGGCTGGAGAGATGGACATGCTGGGCAATG gagagaaaactggaCGCTGTGTTCCCTATTACTATGGGACCAAGAAGACATGTGAGGTGTCAGCCTGGTGCCCTGTGGAGGATGGAGCAGCAGTCAG TGAGTTCCTGGGGAAGATGGCCCCCCAATTCACCATTCTCATCAAGAACAGCATACATTACCCCAAATTCCAATTTTCCAA GGGGAACATCAGGGACTATGACAATGACTACCTGAAACACTGCACCTTCAATGCTGACACCGACCTCTACTGTCCCATATTTAAGTTGGGCTTCATTGTGGAACAGGCAGGAGAGAACTTCACAGAACTGGCCCAAAAG GGAGGAGTCATTGGGGTCATTATCAACTGGAACTGTGACCTGGACCTGTCCGAGGCCAAGTGTAATCCCAAATATTCCTTCCGGCGGCTCGACCCTAAGCATATCCAGGCTTCCTCTGGCTACAATTACAG ATTTGCTAAGTACTACAGCCACAATGGCACAGCCTCCAGGACTCTCATCAAGGCCTATGGGATCCGAATTGATGTTATTGTGCATGGACAG GCTGGGAAGTTTAGCCTGATTCCCACCATCATTAACCTGGCCACAGCGCTGACTTCCATTGGAGTG GGCTCTTTCCTCTGCGACTGGATCTTACTGACCTTCATGAACAAGAATAAGGTCTACAGCCACAGAAAGTTTGACAAGGTACAACTTgccccccctcctccctcctctgggcAGAGCCCCTCAGACAGTTCGACAAGGCAGGGCCAGATGTTCCACTTCCCCTTGCTACAGATGggcaaactgaggcacagggaaggACCCCAGGAAAATGACTTACAGAAGAGGGACCCAGAGCCCTGA
- the P2RX2 gene encoding P2X purinoceptor 2 isoform X2: MPQTAPGTQGPGVGGSCAPGSAEVRQGAEAPEPHFLMASPEPEAPEKERSGRHMAKNCWNVFWGFWDYETPKVIVVKNRNLGFIYRTVQLLILLYFVWYVFIIQKGYQDSETGPESSVITKVKGITKSQNKVWDVEEYVKPPEGGSVFTIITRAEITPFQTLGTCPESIRIRNATCLSDDDCMAGEMDMLGNGEKTGRCVPYYYGTKKTCEVSAWCPVEDGAAVSEFLGKMAPQFTILIKNSIHYPKFQFSKGNIRDYDNDYLKHCTFNADTDLYCPIFKLGFIVEQAGENFTELAQKGGVIGVIINWNCDLDLSEAKCNPKYSFRRLDPKHIQASSGYNYRFAKYYSHNGTASRTLIKAYGIRIDVIVHGQAGKFSLIPTIINLATALTSIGVGSFLCDWILLTFMNKNKVYSHRKFDKMVDTQDPNSEEQGPSGPRASSQDSIPMEPKGLAQL, encoded by the exons ATGCCCCAGACGGCTCCGGGCACGCAGGGGCCGGGAGTGGGGGGCTCCTGTGCCCCGGGCTCAGCAGAGGTGAGGCAGGGGGCCGAAGCCCCAGAGCCCCACTTTCTCATGGCTAGCCCCGAGCCAGAAGCCCCTGAGAAGGAGCGCTCGGGCCGGCACATGGCCAAGAACTGCTGGAATGTCTTCTGGGGCTTCTGGGACTACGAGACCCCCAAGGTGATCGTGGTGAAGAACCGCAACCTGGGCTTCATCTACCGCACAGTGCAGCTCCTCATCCTCCTCTATTTCGTGTG GTACGTATTTATCATTCAGAAAGGCTATCAGGACAGTGAGACTGGTCCTGAGAGCTCTGTCATCACCAAAGTCAAGGGCATCACCAAATCCCAGAACAAAGTATGGGACGTAGAAGAGTACGTCAAACCTCCTGAG GGGGGCAGTGTGTTTACCATCATTACTCGGGCAGAAATCACTCCCTTCCAGACCCTGGGAACCTGCCCAGAG AGTATACGGATTCGTAATGCCACCTGCTTATCTGATGATGATTGCATGGCTGGAGAGATGGACATGCTGGGCAATG gagagaaaactggaCGCTGTGTTCCCTATTACTATGGGACCAAGAAGACATGTGAGGTGTCAGCCTGGTGCCCTGTGGAGGATGGAGCAGCAGTCAG TGAGTTCCTGGGGAAGATGGCCCCCCAATTCACCATTCTCATCAAGAACAGCATACATTACCCCAAATTCCAATTTTCCAA GGGGAACATCAGGGACTATGACAATGACTACCTGAAACACTGCACCTTCAATGCTGACACCGACCTCTACTGTCCCATATTTAAGTTGGGCTTCATTGTGGAACAGGCAGGAGAGAACTTCACAGAACTGGCCCAAAAG GGAGGAGTCATTGGGGTCATTATCAACTGGAACTGTGACCTGGACCTGTCCGAGGCCAAGTGTAATCCCAAATATTCCTTCCGGCGGCTCGACCCTAAGCATATCCAGGCTTCCTCTGGCTACAATTACAG ATTTGCTAAGTACTACAGCCACAATGGCACAGCCTCCAGGACTCTCATCAAGGCCTATGGGATCCGAATTGATGTTATTGTGCATGGACAG GCTGGGAAGTTTAGCCTGATTCCCACCATCATTAACCTGGCCACAGCGCTGACTTCCATTGGAGTG GGCTCTTTCCTCTGCGACTGGATCTTACTGACCTTCATGAACAAGAATAAGGTCTACAGCCACAGAAAGTTTGACAAG ATGGTGGATACCCAGGATCCGAATAGTGAAGAACAAGGGCCTTCCGGCCCACGGGCTTCTTCACAGGACTCCATACCCATGGAACCCAAAGGTTTGGCCCAGCTCTGA